From Miscanthus floridulus cultivar M001 chromosome 15, ASM1932011v1, whole genome shotgun sequence, the proteins below share one genomic window:
- the LOC136508869 gene encoding myb-related protein 330-like produces MGRSPYCEKAHTNKGAWTKEEDQRLVAYIKAHGEGCWRSLPKAAGLLRCGKSCRLRWINYLRPDLKRGNFTEEEDELIIRFHGLLGNKWSLIAGRLPGRTDNEIKNYWNTHIKRKLIARGIDPKTHRPLGASTSAAAASSHRHDHLSARSSCSPETSTGACHSVDDDSASAPNDGGIDLNLSIGPPRQPPSPSQSPLPTRQEQAEATSGEILGHANISSDYT; encoded by the exons ATGGGGAGGTCGCCGTACTGCGAGAAGGCGCACACGAACAAGGGCGCCTGGACCAAGGAGGAGGACCAGCGGCTCGTCGCCTACATCAAGGCCCACGGCGAAGGCTGCTGGCGGTCGCTCCCCAAGGCGGCGGGCCTGCTGCGCTGCGGCAAGAGCTGCCGCCTCCGGTGGATCAACTACCTCCGGCCAGACCTCAAGCGCGGCAACTTCACCGAGGAGGAAGACGAACTCATCATCAGGTTCCACGGGCTCCTCGGAAACAA GTGGTCTCTGATCGCCGGGCGGCTGCCGGGTCGAACGGACAACGAGATCAAGAACTACTGGAACACGCACATCAAGCGCAAGCTCATCGCCCGCGGCATCGACCCCAAGACGCACAGACCGCTCGGTGCCTCCACCTCCGCTGCCGCAGCAAGCAGCCATCGCCACGACCACCTGTCAGCGCGGTCCAGCTGCTCGCCGGAGACCAGTACTGGAGCCTGCCACAGCGTTGACGATGACAGCGCATCTGCTCCGAACGACGGTGGCATCGACCTCAACCTATCCATAGGCCCGCCGAGGCAACCGCCTTCACCGTCACAGTCTCCACTGCCGACGAGGCAAGAACAAGCAGAAGCAACAAGCGGAGAGATCTTAGGGCATGCGAACATCAGTAGTGACTACACCTAA
- the LOC136508533 gene encoding MYB-like transcription factor 4, translating to MGRSPCCEKAHTNKGAWTKEEDQRLVAYIKAHGEGCWRSLPKAAGLMRCGKSCRLRWINYLRPDLKRGNFTQEEDELIIKLHQILGNKWSLIAARLPGRTDNEIKNYWNTHIKRKLIARGIDPRTHQPASAAAAVAPASATAAAPSSHRHHGDDDKAVVVRSSCGSRDSSDDDSTSGSVPHQLGLGGGIDLNLSLSPPTSQPSSPAAAI from the exons atgGGGAGGTCGCCGTGCTGCGAGAAGGCGCACACGAACAAGGGCGCGTGGACCAAGGAGGAGGACCAGCGGCTCGTCGCCTACATCAAGGCCCACGGCGAAGGCTGCTGGCGGTCGCTCCCCAAGGCGGCGGGCCTGATGCGCTGCGGCAAGAGCTGCCGCCTCCGGTGGATCAACTACCTCCGCCCCGACCTCAAGCGCGGCAACTTCACCCAGGAGGAGGACgaactcatcatcaagctccacCAGATCCTCGGAAACAA GTGGTCGCTGATCGCCGCCCGGCTGCCAGGGCGGACAGACAACGAGATCAAGAACTACTGGAACACGCACATCAAGCGCAAGCTCATCGCCCGCGGCATCGACCCACGGACGCACCAGCCGGCGAGTGCTGCCGCCGCCGTTGCCCCCGCCTCCGCCACTGCCGCCGCGCCAAGCAGCCATCGCCACCATGGCGACGACGACAAGGCGGTGGTGGTGCGGTCCAGCTGCGGCTCGCGAGACAGCAGCGACGATGACAGCACGTCCGGGTCCGTGCCGCACCAGCTTGGCCTTGGCGGCGGCATCGACCTCAACCTGTCCCTAAGCCCGCCGACGAGCCAACCGTCATCACCGGCCGCCGCCAtctag